In the Oncorhynchus gorbuscha isolate QuinsamMale2020 ecotype Even-year linkage group LG05, OgorEven_v1.0, whole genome shotgun sequence genome, one interval contains:
- the LOC124035726 gene encoding disintegrin and metalloproteinase domain-containing protein 10-like, translating into MNLIDMVLIQLLLLCNCLWNIKGQYGNPLNKYIHHYEGLSYDTEALHSNHQRAKRAVSHEDKVLQLDFHAHGRHFNLRMKRDTSLFSPDLKVEVSGVEAPYDPSHIYTGEIFGEKGTLTHGSVVDGRFEGFIQTHQGMYYVEPSERYLRDKDVPYHSVIYHEGDINYPHKYGSEGGCADHSVFERMKKYQASAMEEPLKEPSSVVEEAERSHGHGPVILRKKRAAQIEKNTCQLFIQTDHLFFKYYGTREAVIAQISSHVKAIDSIYQGTDFLGIRNISFMVKRIRINTTSDERDITNPFRFANIGVEKFLELNSEQNHDDYCLAYVFSDRDFDDGVLGLAWVGAPAGSSGGICEKSKLYSDGKKKSLNTGIITVQNYASHVPPKVSHITFAHEVGHNFGSPHDSGTECTPGESKAQEKKEQGNYIMYARATSGDKLNNNKFSICSVRNISQVLEKKRGNCFVESGQPICGNGLVEAGEQCDCGYSDQCKDECCYNANEADGNKCKLKPGKICSPSQGPCCTPTCNFKGSNDKCREESECAEQGMCNGGTAQCPTSEPKANFTACHGETQVCLNGGCSGSICEKYALEVCTCASIEGTDETELCHVCCQERMKPDTCSSTGSEKWAGFFSKKITTLQPGSPCNDFKGYCDVFMRCRLVDADGPLARLKKAIFNAELYENIAEWIVAHWWAVLLMGIALIMLMAGFIKICSVHTPSSNPKLPPPKPLPGTLKRRRQQQSNGQQPQQQRNQRQPRENYQLGQMRR; encoded by the exons GCATTTCAATCTGCGGATGAAGAGGGACACCAGCCTGTTCTCTCCAGACCTCAAGGTAGAGGTATCAGGAGTGGAGGCGCCCTACGATCCCTCCCACATTTACACTGGAGAAATCTTCG GTGAGAAGGGCACTCTGACCCACGGCTCGGTGGTGGACGGCAGGTTTGAAGGCTTCATCCAGACCCACCAGGGCATGTACTACGTGGAGCCTTCGGAGAGGTACCTCAGAGACAAGGACGTGCCCTACCACTCAGTCATCTACCACGAGGGGGACATCA aTTACCCTCATAAGTATGGCTCAGAGGGGGGCTGTGCTGACCACTCCGTGTTTGAAAGGATGAAGAAGTACCAGGCCTCGGCTATGGAGGAGCCTCTCAAG GAGCCCAGCAGTGTGGTGGAGGAAGCGGAGAGGTCCCATGGACATGGTCCGGTGATCCTGAGGAAGAAGAGAGCAGCTCAGATAGAGAAGAACACCTGCCAGCTCTTTATCCAGACTGACCACCTCTTCTTCAAGTACTACGGCACCAGAGAGGCTGTCATCGCACAG ATCTCCAGCCATGTAAAGGCCATTGACTCCATCTACCAGGGTACTGACTTCCTGGGCATCCGTAACATCAGTTTCATGGTCAAAAGGATCAGG aTAAACACGACCAGTGATGAGCGGGACATCACCAATCCGTTCCGCTTCGCTAACATCGGGGTGGAGAAGTTCCTGGAGCTCAACTCAGAACAGAACCATGATGACTATTGCCTGGCCTACGTCTTCAGTGACAGGGACTTTGACGACGGGGTGCTGGGCCTGGCCTGGGTCGGAGCTcctgcag GGAGCTCCGGAGGTATATGTGAGAAGAGTAAGTTGTACTCTGATGGGAAGAAGAAGTCTCTGAACACCGGCATCATCACGGTGCAGAACTACGCCTCCCATGTCCCCCCCAAGGTCTCCCACATCACCTTCGCACACGAGGTTGGACACAACTTTGGCTCTCCG CATGACTCTGGGACAGAGTGCACCCCAGGAGAGTCCAAGGCCCAGGAGAAGAAGGAGCAGGGGAACTACATAATGTATGCCCGGGCCACATCAGGGGACAAGCTCAACAACAACAAGTTCTCCATCTGCAGCGTGAGGAACATCAGTCAGGTCCTGGAGAAGAAGAGGGGCAACTGCTTTGTGG agTCTGGCCAGCCCATCTGTGGtaatggtctggtggaggcaggGGAGCAGTGTGACTGTGGTTACAGTGACCAGTGTAAAGACGAGTGCTGCTACAACGCCAACGAGGCAGACGGCAACAAGTGCAAACTTAAGCCCGGCAAAATCTGCAG TCCCAGCCAGGGTCCGTGCTGTACACCGACGTGCAACTTCAAGGGCTCCAATGATAAGTGTAGGGAGGAGTCAGAGTGTGCTGAACAGGGCATGTGTAACGGAGGCACTGCCCAGTGCCCCACCTCTGAACCCAAAGCCAACTTCACCGCCTGCCATGGAGAGACACAAGTCTGCCTCAACGGG GGCTGCTCTGGCTCCATCTGTGAGAAGTATGCTCTGGAGGTGTGTACCTGTGCCAGTATTGAGGGAACAGACGAGACTGAGCTGTGCCACGTCTGCTGTCAGGAGAGAA TGAAACCCGACACCTGCAGCAGCACAGGTTCCGAGAAGTGGGCCGGCTTCTTCAGCAAGAAGATCACCACGCTGCAGCCAGGCTCCCCCTGCAACGACTTCAAGGGTTACTGTGACGTGTTCATGAGGTGCCGGCTGGTGGACGCAGACGGCCCCCTGGCTAGGCTAAAGAAAGCCATCTTCAACGCAGAGCTCTACGAGAACATTGCGGAGTGGATAGTG GCTCATTGGTGGGCAGTGTTGCTGATGGGCATTGCTCTCATCATGCTGATGGCTGGTTTCATCAAGATTTGCAGTGTTCACACACCCAGCAGCAACCCCAAACTGCccccacccaagccactgccag GCAcgttgaagaggaggagacagcagCAATCGAATGGCCAGCAGCCCCAGCAGCAGCGAAACCAACGCCAGCCCAGAGAGAACTATCAGTTGGGTCAGATGAGACGCTGA